In one window of Senegalia massiliensis DNA:
- a CDS encoding cobalt-precorrin-6A reductase — protein sequence MILVLSGTEDGRLIVEKLLDKNHSVIATTATNYGARLFKTHPNLKVISKRLDKEDMVDLTKKYNIKIIVDATHPYAAEVSKNAIEASEESDIKYFRFERKEITYENIDRFSSYEQVIKYLENKKENIILTTGSNNLDKFKNVNFKDNLYIRVLPTANVVKKCTDLGFLPKRILALQGPFSTDFNKAVYEFYNIKYIVTKDSGDIGGTNEKIKAALDMNIKVLLIDRPQIDYPNKYNSIRELIEDIE from the coding sequence ATGATATTAGTTTTATCTGGTACAGAGGATGGAAGGCTTATTGTAGAAAAACTACTAGATAAAAATCATTCTGTAATTGCAACAACAGCTACAAATTATGGAGCAAGACTTTTTAAGACTCATCCTAATTTAAAAGTCATATCAAAAAGATTGGATAAAGAAGATATGGTAGATTTAACTAAGAAGTATAATATAAAAATTATAGTAGATGCGACACATCCATATGCAGCAGAAGTTTCTAAAAATGCCATAGAAGCATCAGAAGAATCAGATATTAAATATTTTAGATTTGAAAGAAAAGAAATAACTTATGAAAATATAGATAGATTTTCATCATATGAACAAGTAATAAAGTACTTAGAAAATAAAAAAGAAAATATAATCTTAACAACAGGAAGTAATAATCTAGATAAATTTAAAAATGTGAATTTTAAAGATAATTTATATATAAGAGTACTTCCTACAGCAAATGTAGTAAAAAAATGTACTGATTTAGGATTTTTACCTAAGAGGATATTAGCACTTCAAGGTCCATTTAGTACTGATTTTAATAAAGCTGTGTATGAGTTTTATAATATAAAGTATATAGTTACAAAAGATAGCGGAGATATAGGCGGTACAAATGAAAAAATAAAGGCAGCACTTGATATGAATATAAAGGTACTTTTAATAGATAGGCCACAGATAGATTATCCTAATAAGTATAATAGTATTAGGGAATTGATTGAGGATATAGAATGA
- the cobM gene encoding precorrin-4 C(11)-methyltransferase, with translation MNTVYFIGAGPGDPDLITVKGKNIVEKADIIIYAGSLVNKDILNCRKDESKLYNSASMTLEEVIDVMENGIKQGKSVARVHTGDPSIYGAIREQIDRLDELDIKSKVIPGVSSFVASAAALNREFTLPDVSQTVICTRLEGRTPVPESESLEKLASHKASMAIFLSVQMIDNVVDRLLEYYDENTPVAVVQKATWPDQKIVQGTLKDISEKVKEANITKTAQILVGGFLGDKYSLSKLYDKNFSHEYRDAKK, from the coding sequence ATGAATACAGTATATTTTATAGGAGCAGGTCCAGGAGATCCTGATTTAATAACAGTTAAAGGGAAAAACATAGTAGAAAAAGCAGACATTATAATATATGCAGGTTCTCTTGTTAATAAAGATATTTTAAATTGTAGAAAAGATGAAAGTAAATTATATAATAGTGCATCTATGACACTTGAAGAAGTTATTGATGTTATGGAAAATGGAATAAAACAAGGAAAATCTGTAGCAAGAGTTCATACAGGGGACCCTAGTATATATGGAGCAATAAGAGAGCAAATTGATAGATTAGATGAACTAGATATAAAATCAAAAGTTATACCAGGTGTGAGTTCATTTGTAGCATCAGCAGCTGCATTAAATAGGGAGTTTACACTTCCAGATGTTTCTCAAACAGTAATTTGTACAAGACTTGAAGGAAGAACTCCTGTTCCAGAAAGTGAAAGTTTAGAAAAACTTGCAAGTCATAAGGCATCAATGGCTATATTTCTATCAGTACAGATGATTGATAATGTAGTAGATAGGCTTTTAGAATATTATGATGAAAATACTCCTGTTGCAGTGGTACAAAAAGCTACTTGGCCTGATCAAAAGATAGTACAAGGAACATTAAAAGATATATCAGAAAAAGTAAAAGAAGCTAATATAACAAAAACAGCACAAATATTAGTAGGAGGATTTTTAGGAGATAAATATAGCTTATCAAAATTATATGATAAAAATTTTTCCCATGAATATAGGGATGCTAAAAAGTGA
- the hemB gene encoding porphobilinogen synthase, with product MELKNRPRRLRTNGIIRNLVRETKLNIEDLVYPLFVVEGENIKKEIPSLPNNYHFSIDKLVEEVKELTKLGIHYIMLFGLPDKKDNIGSSAYSDDGIVQRAIIEVKKEITDIYIITDICMCQYTDHGHCGLLTEDGKIENDTTVEKLSKIAVSHAKAGADMVAPSDMMDGRIAHMRRELDSEGFKDTPIMSYSIKYASSFYGPFRDAAHSTPSFGDRSSYQMDFTNPKESLREAEIDIDEGADIIMVKPALSYLDIIRRVDEKYNIPIAAYNVSGEYAMIKMAIKNGLMDEKVIYESLLSIKRAGADIIITYFAKEIAEKLRGRN from the coding sequence GTGGAATTAAAAAACAGACCAAGACGTTTAAGGACAAATGGAATAATAAGAAATTTAGTAAGAGAAACTAAGTTAAACATAGAAGATTTAGTATATCCATTATTTGTAGTGGAAGGAGAAAATATAAAAAAAGAAATTCCTTCACTACCAAATAATTATCATTTTTCAATAGACAAATTAGTTGAAGAAGTAAAAGAATTAACTAAATTAGGTATTCATTATATAATGTTATTTGGCTTACCTGATAAAAAGGATAATATAGGTAGTAGTGCATATAGTGATGATGGAATAGTTCAACGTGCAATAATAGAAGTGAAAAAAGAAATTACAGATATATATATAATTACAGATATATGTATGTGTCAATATACAGATCATGGTCATTGTGGATTATTAACTGAGGACGGGAAAATAGAAAATGATACTACAGTTGAAAAGCTATCAAAAATAGCAGTAAGTCATGCAAAAGCTGGAGCAGATATGGTAGCTCCATCAGATATGATGGATGGAAGAATAGCTCATATGAGAAGAGAACTTGATAGTGAAGGTTTTAAAGATACACCTATTATGAGTTATAGTATAAAATATGCGTCATCATTTTATGGACCATTTAGAGATGCAGCTCATTCAACACCATCATTTGGAGATAGAAGTAGTTATCAAATGGATTTTACAAACCCTAAGGAATCGTTAAGAGAAGCAGAGATTGATATAGATGAAGGTGCAGACATTATAATGGTAAAACCAGCACTTTCTTACCTTGATATAATAAGAAGGGTAGATGAAAAATATAATATACCAATAGCAGCATATAATGTAAGTGGTGAATATGCCATGATTAAGATGGCTATAAAAAATGGATTAATGGATGAAAAAGTGATATATGAATCATTATTATCTATAAAAAGAGCAGGAGCAGATATAATAATAACATATTTTGCAAAAGAAATAGCAGAAAAACTAAGGGGGAGAAATTAA
- the cobJ gene encoding precorrin-3B C(17)-methyltransferase, protein MSNGKIYVVGIGPGDKKHMTFRAVEAIKESDIIIGYKKYIELVNDLIDDKKIVSSQMKKEVERCEKTLEYAEDGKTVALVSSGDAGVYGMAGIMLEIVLKHKSDVEVEIVPGVSASNASAACVGAPLMHDFVTISLSDLLTDWSLIEKRLRLAAEGDFSVAIYNPKSKKRTEQIVIARDIFLKHKDKSTPVAIVRNAKREGEETILTDLENMLNFDIDMFTTVIIGNSNSYIDGGKMVTPRGYKI, encoded by the coding sequence ATGAGTAATGGAAAAATATATGTAGTAGGAATAGGACCTGGAGATAAGAAACATATGACTTTTAGAGCAGTAGAAGCTATAAAAGAATCTGATATTATAATAGGGTATAAAAAATATATAGAACTTGTAAATGATTTAATTGATGACAAGAAAATAGTATCATCTCAAATGAAAAAAGAAGTAGAGAGATGTGAAAAGACATTAGAATATGCTGAAGATGGAAAAACTGTAGCACTTGTAAGTAGTGGGGATGCAGGGGTTTATGGTATGGCTGGTATAATGCTTGAAATAGTATTAAAGCATAAAAGTGATGTAGAAGTAGAGATAGTACCAGGGGTTTCAGCATCCAATGCATCAGCAGCTTGTGTAGGTGCTCCTCTTATGCATGACTTTGTTACAATTAGTTTAAGTGATTTACTTACAGACTGGTCACTTATAGAAAAAAGGTTACGTCTTGCAGCAGAAGGAGATTTTTCAGTAGCAATATATAATCCAAAAAGTAAAAAAAGAACAGAGCAAATTGTAATAGCAAGAGATATATTTTTAAAACATAAAGATAAATCTACACCTGTAGCCATAGTTAGAAATGCTAAAAGAGAAGGTGAAGAAACAATACTTACTGATTTAGAAAATATGTTAAATTTTGATATAGATATGTTTACAACAGTTATAATAGGAAATTCAAACTCATATATAGATGGTGGAAAAATGGTAACACCTAGAGGTTATAAAATATGA
- a CDS encoding VOC family protein: MYNEFILFLGTDNLKETDDFYRNVLELELYKDQKTCMIYKINQGSSIGFCTHINKTIDKKSSILTLIVNDVDKMYESIKNKGINIEDKPKKNEKFNIYHFFLKDNNGYTIEVQKFL, encoded by the coding sequence ATGTATAATGAGTTTATATTATTTCTAGGAACAGATAATCTAAAAGAAACTGATGATTTTTATAGAAATGTATTAGAACTTGAACTTTATAAAGACCAAAAAACATGTATGATTTATAAAATAAATCAAGGGTCATCTATTGGGTTTTGCACTCATATAAATAAAACTATAGATAAGAAAAGTTCTATTCTCACATTAATAGTTAATGATGTAGATAAAATGTATGAAAGTATTAAAAATAAGGGCATAAATATAGAAGATAAACCTAAAAAGAACGAAAAATTTAATATATACCATTTCTTTTTAAAGGATAATAATGGATATACTATAGAAGTACAAAAGTTTTTATAG
- the cbiG gene encoding cobalt-precorrin 5A hydrolase produces MKLAIITLTKGGLKKALEVKRYLKDTPIYTLDKHNYGKFKSIKGKLSENIEDFFKNYDTILFIMATGIVVRSIAAHIKDKTIDPAILVMDEGGKHIISLLSGHIGGANSYAIHLSELIGATPVITTASDVNGVLSVDMIAKELNLSIESMEDAKIVTADIVNGKNVGIKSDISIDKNLIKNLITPEDERFKDIQSLIDITNSIKKYTMPTSVLIPRNIVLGIGCRRGIEKNRMLYAIYKSMDNNNLYMESLKEIATVDVKKDEIGLIESSKELNVSLNIISREEIKKVEHLFEGSNFVKKSIGVSSVSEPVGYISSNNGTCIMKKTKMDGITISIWEENNE; encoded by the coding sequence GTGAAATTAGCTATAATTACACTTACAAAAGGCGGACTTAAGAAAGCTTTAGAAGTAAAAAGATATTTAAAAGATACGCCTATTTATACCTTAGATAAGCATAATTATGGGAAATTCAAATCAATAAAAGGAAAACTATCAGAGAATATAGAGGATTTCTTTAAAAATTACGACACCATACTTTTTATTATGGCTACAGGAATTGTAGTAAGGTCTATAGCAGCACATATAAAGGACAAAACTATTGATCCTGCTATACTTGTAATGGATGAAGGTGGAAAACATATTATAAGCTTACTTTCAGGGCATATTGGAGGGGCAAATAGTTACGCAATACATCTATCTGAATTAATAGGAGCAACACCTGTTATAACTACAGCATCTGATGTAAATGGTGTATTATCTGTAGATATGATAGCAAAAGAGTTGAATCTTTCTATAGAAAGTATGGAAGATGCAAAAATAGTCACAGCAGATATAGTAAATGGTAAAAACGTAGGAATTAAATCAGATATTTCTATAGATAAAAATTTAATTAAAAATCTCATCACACCAGAAGATGAAAGATTTAAAGATATACAAAGTTTAATAGATATAACAAATAGCATTAAAAAATACACTATGCCCACATCAGTATTGATACCAAGAAATATAGTATTAGGTATAGGATGTAGAAGAGGAATAGAGAAAAATAGAATGTTATATGCTATATATAAATCTATGGATAATAATAATTTATATATGGAAAGTCTAAAAGAAATAGCAACAGTAGATGTTAAAAAAGATGAAATTGGACTTATAGAATCATCAAAGGAATTAAATGTATCACTTAATATAATTAGTAGAGAAGAAATTAAAAAAGTTGAACATCTATTTGAAGGCTCTAATTTTGTGAAAAAGTCGATAGGAGTATCCTCTGTTTCAGAGCCTGTAGGATACATCTCAAGTAATAATGGAACATGTATAATGAAAAAAACAAAAATGGATGGTATAACAATATCTATTTGGGAGGAAAACAATGAGTAA
- a CDS encoding precorrin-2 dehydrogenase/sirohydrochlorin ferrochelatase family protein, with protein sequence MSYKEETSFYPIMLNLKDKDIVIIGAGKVALRKAKNLMEYGGKLSIISPKIESEFYNYKDKINIIKDKYNKKYILNSSIVIAATDDKKLNRKIGIDCKDENILCNNVTDRNSDFIVPSTFKRGDLTISVSTNGKSPSLSKSIIFELEEKYDEKYIEFLKLLGDIRKIVLEKCNDEKRKKEILNEIINLSLDDLKGRKKLYENKSRL encoded by the coding sequence ATGAGTTATAAAGAAGAAACTTCATTTTATCCAATTATGTTAAATTTAAAAGATAAAGATATAGTAATAATAGGAGCAGGAAAGGTAGCTCTAAGAAAAGCTAAAAATTTAATGGAATATGGGGGAAAACTAAGTATTATAAGCCCTAAAATAGAATCTGAGTTTTATAATTATAAAGATAAAATTAATATAATAAAAGATAAGTATAATAAAAAATATATTTTAAATTCTTCAATAGTAATAGCAGCAACTGATGATAAAAAGTTAAATAGAAAAATAGGTATTGATTGTAAAGATGAAAACATATTATGTAATAATGTAACAGATAGAAATTCTGATTTCATTGTACCTTCTACTTTTAAAAGAGGAGATCTTACAATATCTGTTTCAACAAATGGAAAAAGTCCATCACTTTCAAAGAGTATAATATTTGAATTAGAAGAAAAGTATGATGAAAAGTATATAGAGTTCTTAAAATTATTAGGTGATATAAGAAAAATAGTATTAGAAAAATGTAATGATGAAAAAAGAAAAAAGGAAATATTAAATGAAATAATAAATTTGAGCTTAGATGATTTAAAGGGGAGAAAAAAATTATATGAAAATAAAAGTAGGCTCTAG
- the cobA gene encoding uroporphyrinogen-III C-methyltransferase, whose translation MNKGKVYLIGAGPGDIGLITVKGMEKLKEADVIVYDRLVNDSLLKESKTECEMIYVGKKPNHHTLKQGEINKLLVEKAKEGKTVVRLKGGDPYVFGRGGEEGEELYKNNIEFEVVPGITSAIGGLCYAGIPITQRNVATSFHVFTGHLSDDEKEFDFESIVKLNGTLVFLMGMKNLEKITKGLMEYGKNPDTPVAIINWATRNNQKVITERLNKIYDYAVEKNMSSPSLIVIGDVVDYREKLSFFEKKPLHGKNIVVTRSRAQNSSMIKKLRELGANPIEFPTIKIEKLENTKLINEIKNIDKYNYIILTSENGVEIFFKELYKMGYDSRWLKNSKIVSIGKSTTEKLKQFGIIADIMPKTYKQEELYGLLKDKVKKDDNILLPRSAKGRKFIVEKLNQISNVCEIHTYTTVIDDSKSDEFIDNFKDVDYITFTSSSTVENFFEIIGKENKKLLSNAKLISIGPVTSSAIEEFGFKVFSQAKEYTIDGIISSILNN comes from the coding sequence ATGAATAAAGGTAAAGTTTATCTTATAGGAGCAGGACCTGGGGATATAGGTCTTATTACAGTAAAAGGAATGGAAAAATTAAAGGAAGCTGATGTAATAGTATATGATAGATTAGTAAATGATAGCCTTTTAAAAGAATCTAAAACAGAATGTGAAATGATATATGTAGGCAAAAAACCAAATCATCATACACTTAAGCAAGGTGAAATAAATAAGTTATTGGTTGAAAAAGCCAAAGAAGGTAAAACAGTAGTAAGGTTAAAAGGTGGAGATCCTTACGTCTTTGGTAGAGGTGGAGAAGAAGGAGAGGAATTATATAAAAATAATATAGAATTTGAAGTAGTACCAGGAATTACTTCAGCTATTGGTGGGCTTTGTTATGCTGGAATTCCTATTACTCAAAGAAACGTTGCAACCTCATTTCATGTTTTCACAGGTCATTTAAGTGATGATGAAAAAGAATTTGACTTTGAATCTATAGTTAAATTAAATGGAACTTTAGTTTTTTTAATGGGAATGAAAAATTTAGAAAAAATAACTAAGGGATTAATGGAATATGGTAAAAACCCTGATACTCCTGTTGCAATAATAAATTGGGCTACTAGAAATAATCAAAAAGTAATTACTGAAAGATTAAATAAGATATATGATTATGCAGTGGAGAAAAATATGTCTTCACCAAGTCTTATAGTAATAGGTGATGTGGTAGACTATAGAGAAAAATTAAGCTTCTTTGAGAAAAAACCACTACATGGTAAAAATATAGTTGTAACACGTTCACGAGCTCAAAATAGTTCTATGATAAAAAAATTACGAGAATTAGGAGCAAATCCAATAGAGTTTCCAACAATAAAAATAGAAAAATTAGAAAATACAAAGTTAATAAATGAAATAAAAAATATAGATAAATATAATTATATAATACTAACAAGTGAAAATGGAGTAGAAATATTTTTTAAAGAATTATATAAAATGGGTTATGATAGTAGGTGGCTTAAAAACTCTAAAATAGTATCAATAGGAAAATCTACTACAGAAAAATTAAAACAATTTGGAATAATAGCAGATATAATGCCTAAAACTTACAAACAAGAAGAATTGTATGGTTTATTAAAAGATAAAGTGAAAAAAGATGACAATATACTTTTGCCTAGGTCAGCTAAAGGAAGAAAGTTTATAGTAGAAAAATTAAACCAAATATCAAATGTATGTGAAATACATACATATACCACAGTTATAGATGATAGTAAAAGTGATGAGTTTATAGATAATTTTAAAGATGTAGATTATATTACATTTACATCTTCATCTACTGTTGAAAATTTCTTTGAAATTATAGGTAAAGAAAATAAGAAGTTATTAAGTAACGCAAAACTAATATCAATAGGACCTGTTACGTCATCTGCAATAGAGGAATTTGGATTTAAAGTATTTAGTCAAGCAAAGGAATATACAATAGATGGAATAATAAGCTCTATATTAAACAATTAG
- the hemL gene encoding glutamate-1-semialdehyde 2,1-aminomutase has translation MEFEKSKKAFDEAKKYIPGGVNSPVRAFGSVDIAPIFIEKAKGSKIYDIDGNEYIDYICSWGPLILGHSNEKLVNGIEDEFKKGTSYGLPTQIETKMAKKIVDAYPSVEKVRMVNSGTEATMSALRLARAYTKKKKIIKFEGCYHGHSDGLLVKSGSGTLTYGIPTSPGVNSTVIEDTIVCEYNNIDSVKKAFQDSDDIAAVIVEPVAGNMGVVEAKKEFLEELRKVTKEYNSLLIFDEVITGFRLSYSGAQGIYDINPDLTCFGKIIGGGLPVGAYGGKAEIMDMIAPLGGVYQAGTLSGNPLAMYMGYNTLEILENNKDIYDDLQEKAKKLEKGLNEHIEKLNIDVTINRVKAMICIFMSQGPVDSYSQVMKSDTDKYAIFFKEMLKQGILLPPAQFEGLFLSTAHTDCDIEKTIDAAGEAFKVAFRK, from the coding sequence ATGGAATTTGAAAAGTCAAAGAAAGCATTTGATGAAGCTAAAAAATATATTCCAGGAGGAGTAAATAGTCCTGTAAGAGCTTTTGGTTCTGTGGATATAGCTCCAATTTTTATAGAAAAAGCTAAAGGAAGTAAAATATATGATATAGATGGAAATGAATATATTGACTATATTTGCTCATGGGGACCACTTATATTAGGACATAGTAATGAAAAGTTAGTAAATGGAATAGAAGATGAATTTAAAAAAGGTACAAGCTATGGACTCCCTACACAAATAGAAACTAAAATGGCAAAAAAAATAGTAGATGCATATCCTTCAGTAGAAAAAGTTAGAATGGTAAACTCAGGGACAGAAGCTACAATGAGTGCTTTAAGACTTGCAAGAGCTTATACCAAAAAGAAAAAAATAATAAAATTTGAGGGTTGTTATCATGGTCATTCAGATGGACTACTTGTAAAATCAGGTTCAGGTACACTTACTTATGGAATTCCTACAAGCCCTGGAGTAAATTCTACAGTAATAGAAGATACAATAGTATGCGAATATAACAATATAGATTCAGTAAAAAAGGCATTTCAAGATTCAGATGATATAGCAGCAGTAATAGTAGAACCAGTAGCAGGAAATATGGGAGTAGTTGAAGCCAAGAAAGAATTTTTAGAAGAATTAAGAAAAGTAACAAAGGAATATAATTCTCTACTTATATTTGATGAAGTTATAACAGGGTTTAGATTATCATACTCTGGTGCCCAGGGAATATATGATATAAATCCAGATCTCACTTGCTTTGGGAAAATTATAGGCGGAGGACTTCCAGTAGGTGCTTATGGTGGAAAAGCTGAGATAATGGATATGATAGCACCATTAGGTGGTGTATATCAAGCAGGAACACTTTCAGGGAACCCATTAGCAATGTATATGGGATATAATACTTTAGAAATACTTGAAAATAATAAAGATATATATGATGATTTACAAGAAAAAGCCAAGAAGTTAGAAAAAGGATTAAATGAACATATAGAAAAATTAAATATAGATGTGACTATAAATAGAGTAAAAGCTATGATATGTATATTTATGTCACAAGGACCTGTAGATAGTTACAGTCAAGTTATGAAATCAGATACAGATAAATATGCAATATTCTTTAAAGAAATGCTAAAGCAAGGAATTCTTTTACCACCAGCACAATTTGAAGGATTATTCCTATCAACAGCACATACAGATTGCGATATAGAAAAAACAATAGATGCAGCAGGAGAGGCATTTAAAGTGGCTTTTAGAAAATAG
- the hemC gene encoding hydroxymethylbilane synthase has translation MKIKVGSRGSKLALTQTRWVVDKLKEKNPNIDFEIKIIRTKGDKIKDIPLDKIGDKGLFVKEIENALLKGEIDIAIHSMKDMPSSLPTGLKFASIPKREDARDVLILKEGYSDLDSLPRGAKIGTGSKRRKYQLLNYRDDLEIVPIRGNIETRIEKIKTQNLDGVVLAAAGIKRLGLEEKISMYLPNEIILPSPSQGALALEIREDDKQLEDMIDSISSKQACIQVKAERAFLKGVNGGCHIPIGAYATINGDEIILDTLFGDEDGKKLVRKTKSSKISEAEELGLELAKTVLEEFGDE, from the coding sequence ATGAAAATAAAAGTAGGCTCTAGAGGAAGTAAATTAGCTCTAACTCAAACGAGATGGGTAGTAGATAAATTAAAGGAGAAAAATCCCAATATAGATTTTGAGATAAAAATAATACGCACAAAAGGTGATAAAATAAAAGATATTCCATTAGATAAAATAGGTGACAAGGGATTATTTGTAAAAGAAATTGAAAATGCTTTATTAAAGGGTGAAATAGATATAGCAATTCATAGCATGAAAGATATGCCTTCTAGTTTACCAACTGGACTTAAATTTGCATCTATACCTAAGAGAGAAGATGCAAGAGATGTTCTTATATTAAAAGAAGGATATAGTGACTTAGATAGTCTTCCAAGAGGAGCTAAAATTGGTACTGGAAGCAAAAGGAGAAAGTATCAATTATTAAATTATAGAGATGATTTAGAAATAGTACCTATTAGAGGTAATATTGAAACTAGAATAGAAAAGATAAAAACTCAAAATTTAGATGGAGTAGTTTTAGCTGCAGCAGGTATTAAGCGATTAGGATTAGAAGAAAAAATTTCTATGTATTTACCTAATGAAATAATATTACCATCACCTAGTCAAGGTGCACTTGCACTAGAAATAAGGGAAGATGATAAACAGTTAGAAGATATGATAGATTCTATATCTTCAAAACAAGCTTGTATTCAAGTAAAAGCTGAAAGAGCATTTTTAAAAGGTGTTAATGGAGGCTGTCATATACCAATAGGAGCATATGCAACTATAAATGGTGATGAAATAATTCTTGACACATTATTTGGAGATGAAGATGGTAAAAAATTAGTTAGAAAAACAAAGAGTTCAAAAATTAGTGAAGCAGAAGAACTAGGATTAGAACTTGCAAAAACTGTATTAGAGGAGTTTGGAGATGAATAA
- the hemA gene encoding glutamyl-tRNA reductase: protein MNISVVGINHNTATTDIREKVAFTDSMKIETTTYLLDSGVKECIILSTCNRSEIYIYSEDGNVDRDIEVVKNIYRKKSDIKQIDKYFFVKKEIESIYHLYEVAAGLKSIVLGEDQILGQVKEAHRLAMEIGGSGKRLNKLFRESVTTAKKVKKELKISEIPLSISYIGVKFLREKIDLKGKKALIIGLGKMGNLALKYLEEEDLDEIFMSNRSHDKLYKIKELYENVTPIEYDDRYNIIKDIDILITATACPHHIIRKKDMKKLEKNLYILDLALPRDVEEDVEELENVNLYNIDNLKEISEKNEVKRKELSKKAKSLINEDIISFKNWIDTLKVDPIVKSMSDKCEEIEKNTLEYIFRKIDLSSRDKKIMEKIIHSSFKRIIRNPAIKLKQINDKEKLDNYIEMMSDIYEL from the coding sequence ATGAATATTTCAGTAGTGGGAATAAATCACAATACAGCAACAACAGATATTAGAGAAAAGGTAGCTTTTACAGATAGTATGAAAATAGAAACTACAACATATCTTTTAGATAGTGGAGTAAAAGAATGTATTATACTTTCTACCTGCAATAGAAGTGAAATATATATATATAGTGAAGATGGAAATGTAGATAGGGATATAGAAGTAGTTAAAAATATTTATAGAAAAAAGTCAGATATAAAGCAAATTGATAAATATTTTTTTGTAAAAAAAGAGATAGAATCAATTTATCATTTATATGAAGTAGCAGCTGGTTTAAAATCTATAGTACTTGGTGAAGATCAAATTTTAGGACAAGTAAAAGAAGCACATAGGCTAGCTATGGAAATAGGCGGAAGTGGCAAAAGATTAAACAAGTTATTTAGAGAATCAGTTACTACAGCTAAAAAAGTAAAGAAAGAACTTAAAATTTCAGAAATACCTCTTTCCATAAGTTATATAGGAGTTAAATTTTTAAGAGAAAAAATTGATTTAAAAGGCAAAAAAGCACTTATTATAGGATTAGGAAAAATGGGAAATCTAGCTCTTAAATACTTAGAAGAAGAAGATTTAGATGAGATTTTCATGTCAAATAGAAGTCATGATAAATTATATAAAATAAAAGAATTATATGAAAATGTAACTCCAATTGAATATGATGATAGATATAATATTATAAAAGATATAGATATACTCATAACAGCAACAGCCTGCCCTCATCATATAATAAGGAAAAAAGATATGAAGAAATTAGAAAAGAATTTATATATTTTAGATCTTGCACTACCACGTGATGTAGAAGAGGATGTAGAAGAGCTAGAAAATGTAAATCTTTATAATATAGATAATTTAAAGGAAATCTCAGAAAAAAATGAAGTTAAAAGAAAAGAATTATCCAAAAAAGCTAAAAGTTTAATAAATGAAGATATAATTAGTTTTAAGAATTGGATAGATACTTTAAAAGTAGATCCTATAGTTAAAAGTATGAGTGATAAATGTGAGGAAATAGAGAAAAACACCTTAGAATATATATTTAGAAAAATAGATTTAAGTTCAAGAGATAAAAAAATAATGGAAAAGATAATACATTCTTCATTTAAAAGAATAATTAGAAATCCAGCAATTAAATTAAAGCAAATAAATGATAAAGAAAAACTAGATAATTATATAGAAATGATGTCAGATATTTATGAGTTATAA
- a CDS encoding sirohydrochlorin chelatase, whose product MKKGLLIIGHGSRSNEAKKGFSDMIDIVKEKTDKYIIKGAYMEISRPFIPEVVEEMVNEDIKDITVVPYFLYEGIHIKEDIPHIIKELDNKYEEVNFKISKPLGVEPVLGDILLERAESVN is encoded by the coding sequence ATGAAAAAGGGATTGTTAATTATAGGACATGGAAGTAGATCAAATGAAGCAAAAAAAGGATTTTCTGATATGATAGATATCGTAAAAGAGAAAACAGATAAGTATATTATAAAAGGCGCTTATATGGAGATAAGTAGACCTTTTATACCAGAAGTAGTAGAAGAAATGGTTAATGAAGATATAAAAGATATAACAGTAGTACCTTACTTTTTATATGAAGGAATTCATATAAAAGAAGATATACCTCATATAATAAAAGAGTTAGATAATAAATATGAAGAAGTTAATTTTAAAATATCTAAACCATTAGGAGTTGAGCCAGTTTTAGGTGATATATTACTTGAGCGTGCAGAAAGTGTTAATTAG